From Saccharomyces kudriavzevii IFO 1802 strain IFO1802 genome assembly, chromosome: 11:
AGAGAGTGAAAAAACTCAtgttttttcccttttacAAACAAGAGGGTCTGTTCCAATATATTGGGCAGAAATCAATAACTTAAAGTACAAGCCAAACCTAGTTCTTGGAGAGAACTCCTTAGATGCCACGAAAAAGCATTTTGATcaacaaaaagaattatATGGTAGCAACTATCTGGTTAATCTAGTCAACCAAAAGGGACATGAACTGCCCGTAAAAGAAGGCTATGAATCCGTCGTGCACGCATTAAATGATCCAAGGATTCATTATGTCTATTTTGACTTTCATCATGAATGTCGTAAGATGCAATGGCATAGAGTCAAATTGTTAATTGATCACTTGGAGAAATTGGGATTGTCTAACgaagatttctttcataaGGTCATTGATTCTAACGGTAAAACCGTTCAGATAATCAGTGAGCAACATTCCGTAGTCAGAACAAATTGTATGGATTGTTTGGACAGAACAAATGTTGTTCAATCAGTTTTAGCTCAATGGGTTTTGCAAAAGGAATTCGAAGCTGCCAATGTCATTGCTGCTGGGAAAACTTGGGAAGAGAAGACTACGTTGTTGACATCCTATCAAAACCTGTGGGCCGATAATGCTGATGCAGTTAGTGTTGCTTACTCAGGTACTGGAGCCTTGAAGACCGACTTTACAAGAACTGGTAAACGTACACGTCTAGGGGCGTTGaacgattttttgaattcagCATCTCGTTACTATCAGAACAATTTAACTGATGGTCCTAGACAAGATTCGTATGATCTGTTCCTTGGTGGATTTAGACCACATACTGCCTCCATCAAGTCACCATTTCCCGACAGAAGGCCTGTGTATATCCAGCTAATCCCAATGATTATCTGTGCCGCCCTGACTGTTTTAGGTGctacaatttttttccccaAGGATAAATTTACCAATGGTAAGAACTTGTTGTACTTTGCTGGTGCGTCGATCACCTTGGCGCTATCTACCAACTTTTTGTTCAAGAACGGTCTCCAATATGTCAACTGGCCTAAATTGGTGGATGTTGGATTCTTAATTGTTCATCAAACACATGATAAAGAACAGCAATTCAAAGGTTTAAAATATGCGCAGAGCCCTAAATTTTCCAAGCCAGATCCTTTGAAGAGAGATTAGCGAGTTGAGTGTATGATAGAATGACGATTACTTGTTTAATCggaaaccaaaaaaaaatgataaaaaccaaaaaaaaaagtgagtaaaaacaaaggataaaaaaaaaaagctgcCTGCCATTAAGAGAGACGagttatttatttttcattacatACTATCTCTTTCACGGTCGTATAGATGTATAGATCTATCtctatatttatatatatctatatatctttatttttatatattttctaaagGCTACATTAATATATGGGAAGTCGTCCAAGTTTTACAGCAATCGGCGCTTGTTACTCTGTGGGACGTCATACGAGTCTCAATCACTCGCTTAGTTCATGAATAAACTTCTTTACATCGGTTGATTTCATCAACGCCTCACCCACCAAAAATCCA
This genomic window contains:
- the SAC1 gene encoding phosphatidylinositol-3-phosphatase SAC1 (similar to Saccharomyces cerevisiae SAC1 (YKL212W); ancestral locus Anc_1.533), giving the protein MTGPVVYVQNGDGIFFKTAEGKGTNDAVVHMASQDQNVRILSTEEFPVQGEVVKIASLLGFIKLKLNRYAIIANTVEETGRFNGHVFYKILQHSVVSTKFNSRIDSEEAEYIKLLELHLKNSTFYFSYTYDLTNSLQRNEKIGPLASWKTADERFFWNHYLTEDLRNFANQDSRIDAFIQPVIYGYAKTVDAILNASPIVLGLITRRSIFRAGTRYFRRGVDKDGHVGNFNETEQILLAENSESEKTHVFSLLQTRGSVPIYWAEINNLKYKPNLVLGENSLDATKKHFDQQKELYGSNYLVNLVNQKGHELPVKEGYESVVHALNDPRIHYVYFDFHHECRKMQWHRVKLLIDHLEKLGLSNEDFFHKVIDSNGKTVQIISEQHSVVRTNCMDCLDRTNVVQSVLAQWVLQKEFEAANVIAAGKTWEEKTTLLTSYQNLWADNADAVSVAYSGTGALKTDFTRTGKRTRLGALNDFLNSASRYYQNNLTDGPRQDSYDLFLGGFRPHTASIKSPFPDRRPVYIQLIPMIICAALTVLGATIFFPKDKFTNGKNLLYFAGASITLALSTNFLFKNGLQYVNWPKLVDVGFLIVHQTHDKEQQFKGLKYAQSPKFSKPDPLKRD